One segment of Trachemys scripta elegans isolate TJP31775 chromosome 1, CAS_Tse_1.0, whole genome shotgun sequence DNA contains the following:
- the LOC117867927 gene encoding trefoil factor 3-like: protein MENKVFWLLTISLIVGLSDALLPPGECDVQPKARENCGYPGITEIECSARQCCFNSDTPDSPWCFKPVPAEECQL from the exons ATGGAAAATAAGGTGTTCTGGTTACTGACCATTTCCCTCATTGTGGGGCTCAGCGATGCCTTGCTGC CTCCAGGTGAATGTGATGTGCAACCAAAAGCAAGAGAAAACTGTGGGTATCCAGGCATCACTGAAATTGAATGTAGTGCAAGACAATGCTGCTTTAATTCAGATACCCCAGATAGCCCCTGGTGTTTCAAACCGGTTCCAGCAGAAG AATGTCAACTATAA